A single genomic interval of Metasolibacillus fluoroglycofenilyticus harbors:
- a CDS encoding SulP family inorganic anion transporter, protein MEKLQKGRFKGYSLARFRKDLLSGLIVGIVAIPLAMSFAIASGVKPEYGIYTTCIAGIIIALFGGSKYQIGGPTGAFVPILLGVVISYGYEDLLLAGLMAGILLCLMGLLKLGSLIQFIPRPVTIGFTTGIAVIIFTGQIASFLGLTGIEKHEKFIANMKELLSHIHTLNIYNLVIAVLCLAIILITPKVLPKVPASLAGIIISTIVALIFFSGQLPTIGSAYGVIPNTLPQFQMLEITWERIERLIGPAFVIAMLGGIESLLSAVVADGMTNTRHNSNKELLGQGLANIVTPLFGGIPATGAIARTATNIKSGATSPISGVVHGIFVLLVLLLFAPYASHIPLASMAPILMVVAWNMSERHHFIHILKLKSADSLVLIVTFLLTVFTSLTIAVEVGLVLALILFTKQMIDVPAIYKVLPDHSRKNAKVQPHVVNRERDCPQISIYTIEGPLFFGAAQEFEQTILTNLTTRPKVLILRMSKVPFMDTTGEAYFSQIVQQFKLQGGTLLLTGLQPRLTTVMKKSGLFNEIGSENFFEHTGQAIDVALGFLDKNKCIGCQHFAFRECTRLSKGEI, encoded by the coding sequence ATGGAGAAGCTGCAAAAAGGAAGGTTTAAAGGATATTCGTTAGCGCGTTTTCGAAAAGATCTTTTATCTGGACTTATTGTAGGTATAGTGGCGATTCCACTTGCAATGTCCTTTGCGATTGCATCAGGAGTAAAGCCAGAATACGGTATTTATACAACGTGTATCGCTGGTATTATTATTGCATTGTTCGGTGGTTCTAAATATCAAATTGGTGGTCCAACGGGTGCTTTTGTTCCTATTTTATTAGGAGTAGTTATTAGTTATGGCTATGAGGATTTATTGCTCGCGGGCTTAATGGCAGGTATTCTTCTTTGCTTAATGGGTCTGCTTAAATTAGGTTCTTTAATACAATTCATTCCGCGTCCTGTGACAATCGGCTTTACCACGGGTATTGCAGTTATTATTTTCACAGGGCAAATTGCCAGCTTTTTAGGGCTGACAGGCATCGAAAAGCATGAAAAATTTATAGCAAATATGAAGGAGCTACTCAGCCATATTCATACGCTCAATATTTATAATCTTGTCATCGCTGTTCTTTGTTTGGCAATCATTTTAATCACGCCAAAAGTTTTGCCGAAAGTACCTGCTTCATTAGCGGGTATCATCATTTCGACAATTGTGGCACTAATCTTTTTTTCAGGGCAATTACCTACAATTGGCTCGGCGTATGGTGTAATACCAAATACGCTACCACAATTTCAAATGCTTGAAATAACATGGGAGCGCATCGAACGACTTATTGGGCCAGCCTTTGTCATTGCAATGTTAGGTGGGATTGAGTCACTTTTATCAGCAGTTGTTGCAGATGGTATGACAAATACAAGGCATAACAGCAATAAGGAGCTTTTAGGTCAAGGATTGGCAAATATCGTAACACCGCTGTTTGGTGGTATACCTGCGACGGGGGCGATTGCGCGAACTGCTACGAATATTAAAAGTGGCGCTACTTCGCCAATATCGGGTGTAGTGCATGGAATTTTTGTACTGTTAGTGCTTTTATTATTTGCACCATACGCCTCGCATATTCCGCTTGCGAGCATGGCACCTATTTTAATGGTTGTAGCATGGAATATGAGTGAGCGCCATCATTTTATCCATATTTTGAAGCTAAAATCAGCGGATTCACTTGTTTTAATTGTCACATTTTTATTGACGGTATTTACGAGTTTAACAATAGCTGTTGAGGTAGGGTTAGTGCTAGCTCTTATTCTATTTACAAAGCAAATGATAGATGTACCTGCAATTTATAAAGTTTTGCCCGATCATTCAAGAAAAAATGCTAAAGTACAGCCGCATGTTGTCAATAGAGAGCGTGATTGTCCGCAAATTAGTATATATACAATTGAGGGACCGTTATTTTTTGGTGCAGCACAAGAATTTGAACAAACGATTTTAACAAACTTAACTACAAGACCGAAAGTATTAATTTTGCGCATGAGCAAAGTTCCCTTTATGGATACAACTGGGGAAGCCTACTTTAGTCAAATCGTACAGCAGTTTAAGCTACAAGGAGGTACACTTCTCTTAACGGGGTTGCAGCCGCGCTTAACAACCGTAATGAAGAAAAGTGGCTTGTTTAATGAAATTGGCAGTGAAAACTTTTTTGAGCATACAGGGCAGGCGATTGATGTAGCACTTGGTTTTTTAGATAAAAATAAATGCATC
- a CDS encoding ArsR/SmtB family transcription factor: MGGELQQFKADFFKALAHPLRIHILELLSEGEKSVQEIQEALNKEGSAISQQLSVLRAKNIVVGTKDGKRVLYSLRDPMILDLLNVTKRIFNNHLIDTISMLEELEDADSES, translated from the coding sequence ATGGGAGGGGAGCTACAGCAATTTAAAGCAGATTTTTTCAAAGCATTAGCACATCCTTTACGTATACATATACTTGAACTTTTATCAGAGGGAGAGAAAAGTGTACAGGAAATTCAAGAAGCCTTAAATAAAGAAGGCTCGGCTATTTCGCAGCAACTTAGTGTACTGCGAGCGAAAAATATCGTTGTCGGTACAAAGGATGGCAAACGAGTTTTGTATTCTCTTAGAGACCCAATGATTTTAGATTTACTCAACGTGACAAAAAGGATTTTCAATAATCATTTAATTGATACAATTTCAATGCTAGAAGAATTAGAGGATGCCGATAGCGAAAGCTAA
- a CDS encoding 3-phenylpropionate MFS transporter, giving the protein MNNQRWMSQKFFTFYMTWGIFLPYWTGFLVSAKGLTVPEASLIMSFGLVIRGLSTMFAFPYIASRWSSKRVLNVLAVVSLIAALLFVPANSFTSLFIVTSLFSFFYPALMPALDSVAGVLVQHGQLHYGKSRSYGSLGFVVMVLIVSLLTGKFGDTTIVWLLLGGLLLFVVLNTRQAPMILLEKPNESRASKFSIKQLLQTPNFLIVLIIAILLQGAHASYYNYGYIYLQELGVSKYYIGLIINIGVFFEIIFFAKSDRLFGHWKPANLLVIAAIGSTVRWLMVSLIPSIPIFILSQSLHAVSFALAHYAVILFFTQHLRREQIPNAQGMYNAFAMSWSTAILTLLGGYLYEIEPRFAFLGMIICTVPALFLSFYLKKKI; this is encoded by the coding sequence ATGAATAATCAGCGCTGGATGTCGCAAAAATTCTTTACTTTTTACATGACATGGGGCATCTTTTTACCATATTGGACAGGGTTTTTAGTTTCAGCAAAGGGGCTAACTGTACCTGAGGCAAGCTTGATTATGAGCTTTGGCTTAGTGATTAGAGGGCTTTCAACAATGTTTGCTTTCCCTTATATTGCAAGTAGATGGAGCAGTAAACGAGTGTTAAATGTATTAGCTGTTGTATCGTTGATAGCAGCTTTACTTTTTGTTCCAGCCAACTCTTTTACAAGCCTGTTTATTGTTACATCATTGTTTAGTTTCTTTTATCCAGCTTTAATGCCGGCTTTGGATAGCGTTGCAGGCGTATTAGTGCAGCATGGACAACTACACTATGGTAAAAGTCGCTCATATGGCTCCCTAGGATTTGTTGTAATGGTTTTAATCGTTAGCTTGCTCACAGGGAAGTTTGGTGATACAACAATTGTATGGCTGTTGCTTGGAGGATTGCTGCTCTTTGTTGTTTTAAATACGCGCCAAGCACCGATGATATTATTAGAAAAGCCGAATGAAAGTCGAGCTAGCAAATTTTCAATCAAGCAACTATTGCAAACACCTAATTTTTTAATTGTGTTGATTATTGCAATTTTATTACAAGGAGCACATGCCTCTTATTATAATTATGGCTATATTTATTTGCAGGAGCTAGGTGTTTCAAAATATTATATCGGGCTGATTATTAATATCGGTGTGTTTTTCGAAATTATCTTTTTTGCTAAATCTGATCGGTTATTCGGTCATTGGAAGCCTGCAAACCTGCTTGTTATAGCAGCAATTGGTTCAACGGTGCGCTGGTTAATGGTATCGCTTATCCCATCAATACCTATTTTTATTTTGTCGCAATCATTGCATGCAGTATCATTTGCCCTTGCGCATTATGCAGTTATTTTATTTTTCACACAGCATTTACGAAGAGAGCAAATTCCGAATGCACAAGGGATGTACAATGCCTTTGCTATGAGCTGGAGCACCGCTATTTTAACATTGCTCGGTGGCTATTTATATGAAATAGAACCGCGCTTTGCCTTTTTAGGAATGATTATTTGTACAGTACCAGCGTTATTCCTGTCATTTTATTTAAAGAAAAAAATATAA
- the yeiL gene encoding transcriptional regulator YeiL, protein MQNLQNEEQKYYIKHFPIQHLFSFDITDLVEVHRFARGEWIIKEGHFPQYLYYLVEGKAKVYMTQENGKVALISFAQPNAFIGELELLDENYYSKGVQTMTTTICLALPIAKCKGELLSDVVFLRYLCTFLGNKTSQITAKFSKSLAYPLENRLAEFIVLSADAGIYKEKHTEVCDYLGVSYRHLLHVLSQFCEQGLLEKHGRSYIITNMNELQRRGII, encoded by the coding sequence ATGCAAAATTTACAAAATGAAGAGCAAAAATACTATATTAAGCACTTTCCGATTCAACATTTATTTTCTTTTGATATAACAGATTTAGTGGAGGTACATCGTTTTGCACGCGGCGAATGGATTATTAAAGAAGGTCATTTTCCACAATATTTATATTACTTAGTCGAAGGAAAAGCAAAGGTTTATATGACACAGGAAAATGGCAAAGTTGCCTTAATTAGCTTCGCACAGCCAAACGCTTTTATTGGCGAGCTAGAGCTATTGGATGAAAATTATTATTCGAAAGGTGTGCAAACGATGACAACAACAATTTGTTTGGCACTGCCTATAGCAAAATGTAAAGGGGAGCTATTATCTGATGTCGTATTTTTACGCTATTTATGTACTTTTCTTGGTAATAAAACATCACAAATAACTGCCAAATTTTCAAAAAGCCTTGCTTACCCACTTGAAAATCGGCTAGCTGAATTTATTGTCCTTTCTGCAGATGCGGGAATTTATAAGGAAAAGCATACAGAGGTATGCGATTATTTAGGCGTGTCCTATCGCCATTTACTACACGTGCTCTCACAATTTTGTGAACAAGGCTTACTCGAAAAGCATGGACGTAGCTATATAATTACAAATATGAATGAATTACAGAGGCGAGGAATTATATAG
- a CDS encoding DMT family transporter, with protein sequence MAWIVLIFAGLFEMLGVFMIGRMYQKRNVASFIYMVGAFALSFILLAVAMETLPMGTAYAIWTGIGAAGGAILGMIVFGESKDWRRIVFISMILGATIGLKLM encoded by the coding sequence ATGGCTTGGATTGTATTAATTTTTGCAGGACTTTTTGAAATGCTAGGCGTCTTTATGATTGGGCGCATGTATCAAAAGCGTAATGTCGCATCCTTTATTTATATGGTTGGTGCATTTGCGCTTAGTTTTATATTACTGGCAGTTGCTATGGAAACATTACCAATGGGCACAGCCTACGCGATTTGGACAGGCATTGGCGCAGCTGGTGGTGCAATCCTTGGCATGATTGTTTTTGGTGAGTCGAAGGACTGGCGACGTATCGTCTTTATTTCCATGATTTTAGGCGCAACAATCGGATTGAAATTAATGTAA
- a CDS encoding DMT family transporter, which yields MNFTWLQVIIAAAFEVGWVIGLKHAATPLEWTATVICIIVSFYLMIQAGSKLPVGTVYAVFVGLGTAGTVTADMALFGEPVQLGKLLLIAILLAGVIGLKLVSSDKEEHA from the coding sequence ATGAATTTCACATGGCTTCAAGTAATCATTGCAGCAGCTTTTGAGGTAGGTTGGGTAATTGGATTAAAACATGCAGCTACGCCACTTGAATGGACTGCAACAGTCATTTGCATTATCGTGAGCTTTTACTTAATGATTCAGGCAGGAAGTAAGCTGCCGGTTGGGACAGTGTACGCAGTATTTGTTGGACTAGGGACTGCAGGAACTGTAACAGCTGATATGGCGTTATTCGGAGAACCAGTGCAGTTAGGTAAACTACTATTAATCGCCATTTTATTAGCGGGTGTTATTGGGCTTAAACTTGTATCTAGCGATAAGGAGGAGCATGCGTAA
- the ant(6) gene encoding aminoglycoside 6-adenylyltransferase: MRTEAEMFQIFSNFATEDERIRISMLEGSRTNNTIPKDSYQDYDVSFFVTNMSSYLKNDDWLRAFGELIFVQKPEDMELFPAEFENYFTYIMYFADGIKVDLSLIPLTELTSYLQKSDGLIEVLLDKDGHIEQAIVPSDEKYWLTKPSARSFDDCCNEFWSVATYVAKGLARNEFLFAVDHLHHNIRQELLRMLSWDIGIQNGFSFSVGKNYKFIHQHLPAQQYERLLSTYATASIAQTWTAFELCCEMFRETSRKVAQAFGYPYPNYDENITKWIENTYKKGAR, encoded by the coding sequence TTGCGTACAGAGGCAGAAATGTTCCAGATTTTTTCGAATTTTGCTACAGAGGATGAGCGCATTCGAATTTCAATGCTTGAAGGGTCAAGAACAAACAATACTATTCCAAAAGATAGTTATCAAGACTATGATGTAAGCTTTTTTGTAACGAATATGAGCTCTTATTTGAAAAATGATGACTGGCTGCGAGCGTTTGGTGAGCTTATTTTCGTCCAAAAGCCAGAGGACATGGAGCTTTTCCCTGCGGAATTTGAAAATTATTTTACTTATATTATGTATTTTGCTGATGGGATTAAAGTGGATTTAAGCTTGATTCCTCTAACAGAGTTAACAAGTTATTTGCAAAAATCAGATGGCTTAATAGAGGTATTACTCGATAAGGATGGACACATCGAGCAAGCAATAGTCCCTTCGGACGAAAAATACTGGCTCACTAAGCCTAGCGCTCGAAGCTTCGATGACTGCTGCAATGAGTTTTGGAGCGTTGCAACATATGTGGCAAAGGGACTTGCGCGCAATGAATTTCTATTTGCCGTTGACCATTTGCATCATAATATAAGACAAGAGCTATTACGCATGTTATCATGGGATATCGGCATTCAAAATGGCTTTTCTTTCAGCGTAGGAAAAAACTACAAATTTATTCATCAACATTTACCAGCACAACAATATGAAAGATTGTTAAGCACATATGCAACGGCGAGTATAGCGCAAACATGGACCGCTTTTGAGCTTTGCTGCGAAATGTTTCGCGAAACTTCTCGTAAAGTGGCACAAGCGTTTGGCTATCCTTATCCAAACTATGATGAAAATATTACAAAATGGATTGAAAATACATACAAAAAAGGAGCACGATGA
- a CDS encoding tyrosine-type recombinase/integrase, with translation MAYYTTLFIENNILDASNIYKTPATLRQIQQGELIMRDYSIYIPRFKAFLAGQSKSNFTVKQYSLDCAQFVKFMKEQKYEIISVELIEAYRQWLQLHYTSIQSVNRKLASLKSFIHFLQAREVIPLFADDLFSPLPFEKKELQTLSARQIRQALHVWLTSYETAEQKDISWMALRNYTIMRVIAEFGIKSSEIVRMKWSHVHNDFIRILTKRSYRDLPLQPALLDVLQFYKEETLKQLPIGQEVDYIWLGLGNKLGEPITVKTIERLFSYVSQQVGFSVTTTNVRYTAIKQDMDNTLQDIEDLYEKYGYARKGVLQERAARMEKPK, from the coding sequence ATGGCATATTATACGACACTTTTCATAGAAAATAATATACTTGACGCATCAAATATTTACAAAACACCAGCTACTTTACGCCAAATCCAACAAGGAGAGCTGATTATGAGAGATTATTCGATTTATATCCCTCGTTTTAAAGCATTTTTAGCAGGTCAGTCGAAATCCAATTTCACAGTGAAGCAGTATAGCTTAGATTGTGCACAGTTTGTGAAATTTATGAAGGAACAGAAGTATGAAATCATTTCAGTAGAGCTTATTGAAGCATATCGGCAGTGGCTACAACTGCATTACACTTCAATTCAAAGTGTAAATCGTAAGTTAGCTAGCTTAAAAAGCTTTATACACTTTTTACAAGCTAGGGAAGTAATCCCATTATTTGCTGATGATTTATTTAGCCCCTTGCCATTTGAGAAAAAGGAATTACAAACATTATCTGCACGGCAAATTCGACAAGCGCTACATGTTTGGCTCACTTCCTATGAAACAGCGGAGCAGAAGGATATAAGCTGGATGGCATTACGCAATTATACAATTATGCGTGTTATTGCTGAGTTTGGTATTAAATCAAGTGAGATAGTGCGGATGAAGTGGTCGCATGTGCACAATGATTTTATTCGTATTTTAACGAAACGAAGCTATCGAGATTTGCCATTACAGCCGGCGTTATTAGATGTGCTTCAGTTTTATAAGGAGGAAACGCTAAAACAACTTCCTATTGGACAGGAGGTAGATTATATTTGGCTTGGCTTAGGCAATAAATTAGGAGAGCCAATTACTGTTAAAACGATTGAGCGTTTATTTTCATACGTCTCACAGCAAGTAGGTTTTTCTGTTACAACGACAAATGTTCGTTACACAGCCATTAAGCAGGATATGGACAATACACTGCAAGACATTGAGGATTTATACGAAAAATATGGCTATGCACGAAAAGGGGTATTGCAGGAACGAGCAGCACGGATGGAAAAACCCAAGTAA
- a CDS encoding enoyl-CoA hydratase/isomerase family protein, which translates to MQIQTVRLHEEDAKIIYQETAGLAIITIHRPQAKNALTAKMWRELASLASQSLQNPKNKVLILRGAGENFSAGSDIKEFHTMSLDEAEQAFVEMEKTISTVERLPLPVLGVINGPAMGAGLELALACDIRIGSDKAKMGIPVGKLGITLNNRFAKRLVDLVGPSATKDFVFTGRTYKAEEAFQSGMLNYLVAEKDLTKFMIRVGKLVAGMSPDSLLAVKQAVQQCTESTPALWQDSTPFVSPNDFAEGVRAFVEKRQPQFTR; encoded by the coding sequence ATGCAAATTCAAACAGTGCGACTACATGAAGAGGACGCAAAAATTATTTATCAGGAAACAGCTGGTTTGGCTATTATTACAATCCACCGACCACAGGCCAAAAATGCACTAACAGCAAAAATGTGGCGAGAGCTAGCCTCCCTTGCCTCACAATCATTACAAAACCCTAAAAATAAAGTGCTTATATTGCGTGGGGCTGGAGAAAATTTTTCCGCTGGCTCAGACATTAAAGAATTTCATACGATGTCACTTGATGAGGCGGAGCAAGCCTTTGTCGAAATGGAGAAAACGATTTCGACTGTGGAACGTCTGCCTCTTCCCGTGCTTGGTGTTATTAATGGCCCTGCGATGGGCGCAGGCTTAGAGCTAGCACTTGCCTGTGATATCCGTATCGGCTCTGATAAGGCGAAAATGGGTATTCCTGTTGGAAAATTAGGCATTACGTTAAATAATCGCTTTGCCAAACGCCTTGTAGACTTAGTAGGTCCTTCTGCCACGAAGGATTTTGTTTTCACAGGACGTACCTATAAAGCGGAAGAAGCATTTCAGTCAGGCATGCTTAATTATTTAGTGGCTGAAAAAGATTTGACAAAATTTATGATTCGCGTAGGTAAGCTTGTTGCTGGCATGTCACCCGACTCATTGCTAGCGGTAAAACAAGCCGTTCAGCAATGCACAGAATCTACACCCGCTTTATGGCAGGACTCTACCCCATTCGTTTCCCCAAATGATTTTGCTGAAGGTGTACGCGCCTTCGTGGAAAAACGTCAACCCCAATTTACACGCTAA
- a CDS encoding S-layer homology domain-containing protein, whose translation MKKINLFISATIAATIVTAPIQTEAATKKFSDVSPKNDYYDIITEMTAKEVITGYPDGTFKPNELMTRKHAAALISRAFPTLPVYYKGISLTDVSKDNPYYKDIRRVLEADIIQHVDNFDFRPNDIITRGEMARALALAYNLTSNDKKSPLTDVSPQLASYVDALYANNITTGFEDKTFREDKGLTRVHFTVFMYRAADAIETSEAITFADSSKFSSMQEADFQYPAKYKNATEATTASKNSAEKLFAKDKSYETASVMLQNAKEYNAFIELAQKSFNKTAQQLDEILYQVYYTGIAENLETQDNQQWVLWYDYNENKLIRAFVKE comes from the coding sequence ATGAAAAAAATAAACTTATTTATCAGTGCTACTATTGCAGCTACTATTGTGACAGCGCCAATACAAACAGAAGCAGCTACTAAAAAGTTTAGCGATGTTTCACCGAAAAATGATTATTATGACATCATTACAGAGATGACCGCTAAAGAAGTAATTACTGGCTATCCAGACGGAACATTCAAACCAAATGAATTGATGACGCGCAAGCATGCGGCAGCTTTAATAAGCCGTGCATTTCCTACACTTCCAGTATATTACAAAGGGATTTCTTTAACCGATGTAAGCAAGGACAATCCTTACTACAAAGATATTAGACGCGTATTAGAAGCAGATATTATTCAACATGTCGATAATTTTGATTTTAGACCGAATGATATTATTACACGAGGCGAAATGGCACGTGCATTAGCGCTAGCCTACAATCTAACAAGCAATGATAAGAAAAGCCCATTAACGGATGTTTCGCCGCAGCTCGCTTCATATGTGGATGCCTTATATGCTAATAATATTACAACAGGCTTTGAGGACAAAACATTCCGTGAAGATAAAGGGCTGACACGTGTACATTTCACTGTTTTTATGTACCGCGCAGCAGATGCCATTGAAACGAGTGAGGCAATTACTTTTGCGGATTCTAGCAAATTTTCTAGTATGCAAGAAGCAGATTTTCAATATCCTGCAAAATATAAAAATGCGACAGAAGCAACGACAGCCTCTAAAAATTCAGCAGAAAAACTATTTGCCAAAGACAAAAGCTATGAAACAGCCTCAGTTATGCTACAAAATGCCAAGGAATATAATGCGTTTATAGAACTTGCTCAAAAGTCATTCAATAAAACTGCGCAACAATTAGATGAAATACTTTATCAAGTTTATTATACTGGCATAGCCGAAAATCTTGAAACGCAAGACAATCAGCAATGGGTGTTATGGTATGATTATAATGAGAATAAACTAATAAGAGCATTTGTAAAAGAATAA
- a CDS encoding aminotransferase class I/II-fold pyridoxal phosphate-dependent enzyme, translating into MNIEPSLKMSLFTEAIFGKLKAFAAQQQQKGMEIIDLSLGSPDIPPAPMLLEHMAQLVAKPQSYRYTLTGVQAFNEAVCRYYERVNGVTLDAQTEVVQTMGSQEGLVHLPIAFCNPGDIVLTTNPAYVAYDAGIHLAGATPYYMPLTKDNGYLPDLASIPNDIADKAKLLILNLPGNPVPAMPSEQYFEQVVAFAKKHNIIVLHDAAYSEFYFTGNAARSFLATPGAKEVGLEINSLSKSFSLAGARIAYIVGNANMIGIVKQLKSNLDFGIFEPIQLTAALALDHAEEITASLRTTFAERHRVLMTGLQQIGWEVAPSNGGMFVWAKHPYKMTSEEFAFKAIEDTGVVMVPGTVFGNAGEGYMRLALVQDVELLAQAVEKLRAI; encoded by the coding sequence TTGAATATTGAGCCATCATTAAAAATGTCGCTATTTACAGAGGCGATTTTTGGGAAATTAAAAGCATTTGCAGCACAGCAGCAGCAAAAAGGTATGGAAATTATCGATTTAAGCTTAGGCAGTCCAGATATTCCCCCTGCTCCTATGCTGCTTGAACATATGGCACAGCTAGTAGCCAAACCACAATCGTATCGTTACACATTAACAGGTGTACAGGCTTTCAACGAGGCTGTTTGTCGCTACTATGAAAGAGTAAACGGTGTTACGCTTGATGCACAAACAGAAGTTGTACAAACGATGGGCTCACAGGAAGGATTAGTCCATTTACCAATTGCCTTTTGCAACCCTGGTGATATCGTCTTAACAACGAACCCAGCGTATGTCGCATACGATGCGGGCATTCATCTAGCAGGTGCAACGCCCTATTATATGCCACTTACAAAGGACAATGGGTATTTGCCAGACTTAGCTAGTATTCCAAACGACATTGCAGACAAAGCTAAGCTACTTATTTTAAACTTACCGGGCAACCCTGTACCGGCAATGCCTTCTGAGCAATATTTTGAGCAAGTTGTGGCATTTGCTAAAAAGCACAATATCATCGTTTTACACGATGCGGCTTACTCTGAATTTTATTTCACTGGGAATGCTGCGAGAAGCTTTTTAGCAACACCGGGTGCAAAAGAGGTCGGCTTAGAAATTAATTCTTTATCAAAAAGCTTTAGCCTTGCAGGTGCACGCATTGCTTATATTGTAGGCAATGCAAATATGATTGGCATTGTTAAGCAGCTTAAATCAAATTTAGATTTTGGTATTTTCGAGCCGATTCAGCTAACTGCTGCACTCGCCCTAGACCATGCAGAGGAAATTACGGCAAGCTTACGCACGACATTTGCAGAGCGACATCGTGTATTAATGACTGGGCTTCAGCAAATTGGCTGGGAGGTAGCACCTTCCAATGGCGGAATGTTCGTCTGGGCAAAGCACCCATATAAGATGACAAGCGAGGAATTCGCCTTTAAAGCCATTGAAGATACTGGTGTTGTGATGGTTCCTGGCACCGTATTCGGTAATGCTGGCGAGGGGTATATGCGCCTAGCACTTGTACAAGATGTAGAATTACTAGCGCAAGCTGTTGAAAAGCTTCGCGCTATCTAA
- a CDS encoding AI-2E family transporter, producing MEQGKTNIQNKQLPQETSNFFSTRFIRFLGGKNLLFLLLILLIVGCVIFIYDKISFIFQPLRVLFEVVILPGVLGVILYYLTRPFLRLLMRWNISKIWAILIIYLVAIGALALTIVLIYPFLRDQFTNLMNEFPAYFMAFVENIVSWLNNSRLDEYFARINFDYDQMITSLTDDIVTQVKDLATGFATSVASGITGFVSALTGLVLSLVIVPFILFYLLYEGEKMPKFIVRLTPPSMRKFVGEVLHDMDKQISSYIQGQILVSICIGAMVTIGFLIIGLDYALLLGVLAMVTSVVPYLGPVIAITPAAIIAIVSDSPFMILKLAAVWTIVQLIEGKFISPQIMGKSLSIHPITIIFVLLTAGSLFSVPGVILGIPAYALIKVLVTHIYQVFKKRYNRFQTTEEDMYEE from the coding sequence TTGGAGCAGGGAAAAACAAATATTCAAAATAAGCAGCTACCGCAAGAAACTTCGAATTTTTTTTCGACACGTTTCATCCGCTTTTTAGGCGGAAAAAACTTATTGTTCTTACTTCTTATCTTGTTAATTGTCGGCTGTGTTATTTTTATTTATGATAAAATCTCATTTATTTTCCAGCCACTTCGTGTATTATTTGAGGTCGTTATTTTGCCAGGGGTGCTTGGCGTTATACTGTATTATTTAACACGACCATTTTTACGTTTATTAATGCGATGGAATATTTCTAAAATATGGGCGATTTTAATTATTTATTTAGTTGCAATCGGTGCTTTAGCATTAACAATCGTATTAATTTATCCATTTTTACGCGACCAGTTCACAAATTTAATGAATGAGTTTCCAGCGTATTTTATGGCATTTGTTGAAAATATTGTTTCATGGCTGAATAATTCACGGCTAGATGAATACTTTGCGAGAATTAATTTTGATTACGATCAAATGATTACAAGCTTGACGGATGATATCGTGACGCAAGTAAAGGATTTGGCAACAGGCTTTGCTACAAGTGTTGCATCGGGAATTACCGGATTTGTTTCTGCTTTGACAGGTCTTGTGCTATCACTTGTTATAGTGCCATTCATCTTGTTTTATTTATTATATGAGGGCGAAAAAATGCCGAAGTTTATCGTGCGTCTTACTCCGCCGAGCATGCGAAAATTCGTAGGTGAAGTATTACACGATATGGACAAGCAAATCAGCTCCTATATTCAAGGGCAAATTTTAGTGTCTATTTGCATTGGGGCGATGGTAACAATCGGCTTCCTAATTATCGGCTTAGACTATGCATTACTGTTAGGGGTACTGGCGATGGTGACGAGTGTCGTACCATATTTAGGCCCTGTTATTGCGATTACACCTGCTGCAATTATTGCTATTGTCTCTGATTCACCGTTTATGATTTTAAAGCTTGCGGCTGTCTGGACGATTGTACAATTAATTGAAGGGAAGTTTATTTCGCCACAAATTATGGGCAAATCATTGAGCATCCATCCAATTACTATTATTTTCGTGTTATTAACAGCAGGCTCCTTATTCAGCGTTCCAGGTGTTATTTTAGGGATACCAGCTTATGCGTTAATTAAAGTGCTAGTAACACATATTTATCAAGTGTTTAAAAAGCGCTACAATCGTTTCCAAACGACTGAAGAGGATATGTACGAGGAGTAG